Proteins co-encoded in one Bremerella sp. TYQ1 genomic window:
- a CDS encoding tellurite resistance TerB family protein, with the protein MGLLDSLFGGMEGSSKLTPQESFAGILMGASGCDGHIADEEVNSLITCLVRMKLYQRYDGRQYGKTLNKLHGFMKKKGVDALIDSCTATLPKELAKAAFANACDIVLADGIVEPDEKAFIEKLREKLKIESKTAKTIAEVMVIKNRG; encoded by the coding sequence ATGGGATTACTTGATTCGCTGTTTGGAGGAATGGAAGGTTCCTCGAAGCTGACGCCACAAGAATCGTTTGCTGGCATCCTGATGGGCGCCAGCGGCTGTGATGGACACATAGCTGACGAAGAAGTGAACAGCTTGATTACCTGCTTAGTCCGCATGAAGCTGTACCAACGTTACGATGGTCGGCAATACGGAAAAACCTTGAATAAGCTGCACGGATTTATGAAAAAGAAAGGGGTCGATGCCCTGATCGATTCGTGCACCGCAACGCTTCCCAAAGAGTTGGCCAAAGCTGCGTTCGCCAACGCGTGCGACATTGTGCTCGCCGATGGGATTGTGGAACCGGACGAGAAGGCTTTCATCGAAAAGCTCCGCGAGAAGCTGAAGATCGAAAGTAAAACGGCCAAGACGATCGCCGAAGTGATGGTCATTAAGAATCGAGGTTAA